A window from Variovorax sp. PBL-E5 encodes these proteins:
- the trxC gene encoding thioredoxin TrxC, with protein MNDALHIVCPHCQTTNRVRSEQLASAPDCGHCHRPLFEAHSVALDEAAFDKHVARNQIPVLVDFWAPWCGPCLQMAPGFEQAAARLEPHVRLAKVDTEAVPALARRFDIRSIPTLALFRGGREVARQAGAMGASDIVRWVQAKSAAAGT; from the coding sequence ATGAACGACGCGCTGCACATCGTCTGCCCCCATTGCCAGACCACCAACCGCGTGCGCAGCGAGCAGCTGGCCAGCGCGCCCGATTGCGGCCACTGCCACCGCCCCCTGTTCGAGGCGCATTCCGTCGCCCTGGACGAAGCGGCTTTCGACAAGCATGTCGCGCGCAACCAGATTCCCGTGCTGGTCGATTTCTGGGCGCCGTGGTGCGGGCCCTGCCTGCAGATGGCGCCCGGCTTCGAGCAGGCGGCCGCGCGGCTGGAGCCGCATGTGCGGCTCGCGAAGGTCGATACCGAGGCCGTGCCTGCGCTGGCACGGCGCTTCGACATCCGCAGCATTCCGACGCTGGCGCTCTTTCGCGGTGGCCGCGAGGTGGCACGGCAGGCCGGCGCCATGGGTGCGTCCGACATCGTGCGGTGGGTCCAGGCGAAGTCGGCGGCTGCCGGCACCTGA
- a CDS encoding uracil-DNA glycosylase family protein — MAALSSLLADVRACAICAEHLPHGPRPVLQLHPSGRILIAAQAPGRRVHDTGIPFNDPSGDRLRSWMGISREVFYDARRLAIVPMGFCFPGTGKSGDLPPRPECAPAWRAPLLARLRHLRLTLVIGQYAQAWHLPNEGASLTEVVQGWRRHWPAMLPLPHPSPRNNLWFKRNPWFETEIVPMLRERVAEVLA, encoded by the coding sequence GTGGCCGCGCTTTCCTCGCTGCTCGCCGACGTGCGCGCCTGCGCGATCTGCGCCGAGCATCTGCCGCACGGACCGCGGCCGGTGCTCCAGCTTCATCCGTCGGGACGCATCCTGATCGCGGCGCAGGCACCGGGCCGGCGCGTGCATGACACCGGCATCCCCTTCAACGATCCGAGCGGCGATCGCCTGCGGTCATGGATGGGCATCTCGCGCGAAGTCTTCTACGACGCCCGGCGGCTCGCGATCGTGCCGATGGGTTTCTGCTTTCCCGGCACCGGCAAGTCCGGCGATCTGCCGCCGCGGCCGGAGTGCGCGCCGGCCTGGCGCGCGCCCCTGCTGGCGAGGCTCAGGCATCTGCGGCTCACGCTGGTGATCGGCCAGTACGCGCAGGCCTGGCATCTGCCGAACGAGGGCGCGTCGCTGACCGAGGTCGTGCAGGGCTGGCGCCGCCACTGGCCCGCGATGCTGCCGCTGCCGCATCCCAGCCCGCGCAACAACCTGTGGTTCAAGCGCAATCCGTGGTTCGAGACCGAGATCGTGCCGATGCTGCGCGAACGCGTGGCCGAGGTGCTGGCGTGA
- the msrA gene encoding peptide-methionine (S)-S-oxide reductase MsrA has translation MSEERAILAGGCFWGMQDLLRRQPGVISTRVGYSGGDVPNATYRHHGTHAEAIEIVFDPARIGYRRLLEFFFQIHDPTTRNRQGNDVGLSYRSAIFYANEEHKRVAEDTIADVDASGLWPGKVVTELAPAGPFWEAEPEHQDYLERIPNGYTCHFIRPGWRLPVRAGAAS, from the coding sequence ATGAGCGAAGAACGCGCAATTCTGGCCGGCGGCTGCTTCTGGGGCATGCAGGATCTGCTGCGGCGCCAGCCCGGCGTGATCTCCACACGCGTGGGCTACTCGGGCGGCGACGTGCCGAACGCGACCTACCGCCATCACGGCACGCATGCCGAAGCCATCGAGATCGTCTTCGATCCGGCCCGCATCGGCTACCGGCGGCTGCTCGAATTCTTCTTCCAGATCCACGACCCGACGACGCGCAACCGGCAGGGCAACGATGTCGGCCTGAGCTACCGTTCGGCGATCTTCTACGCGAACGAGGAACACAAGCGCGTGGCCGAGGACACCATCGCCGACGTCGATGCATCGGGACTCTGGCCCGGCAAGGTCGTCACCGAGCTGGCGCCCGCGGGTCCGTTCTGGGAGGCCGAGCCCGAGCATCAGGATTACCTGGAGCGGATCCCGAACGGCTACACCTGCCACTTCATCCGGCCCGGCTGGCGGCTTCCGGTGCGCGCAGGGGCGGCGTCCTAG
- a CDS encoding IclR family transcriptional regulator produces the protein MARPPPVRKTKPQPKPARSSLFVNSVDKAMKVMTAFDGSKRHLTLSQIAAATDMDMSSAQRFTYTLAELGFLKKDEENKSYELSPRLLDFAYHYLSSNELLSRATPYLLQLSRETSETTNVTVLDGTDIVFVQRIVSQHVLNPNVVVGSRSPAYCTAPGLAMLAHLPGEQVDAILARSTLVQHTPHTVVQPRAIKARLEKIRAIGYAHTEEEYYLGDISTASAILDARGHPVAAINVAMVKPRWTGPDIERRISDLVISAASVISARR, from the coding sequence ATGGCGCGTCCTCCCCCCGTTCGAAAAACCAAGCCGCAGCCGAAGCCGGCCCGGTCCTCGCTCTTCGTCAACTCCGTCGACAAGGCGATGAAGGTCATGACGGCCTTCGACGGCAGCAAGCGCCACCTGACGCTGTCGCAGATCGCCGCGGCGACCGACATGGACATGAGCTCGGCGCAGCGCTTCACCTACACGCTGGCCGAGCTGGGCTTCCTGAAGAAGGACGAGGAGAACAAGTCCTACGAACTGTCGCCGCGGCTGCTCGACTTCGCCTACCACTACCTCTCGTCGAACGAGCTGCTGTCGCGCGCGACGCCCTATCTGCTGCAGCTGAGTCGCGAAACCTCGGAGACGACCAACGTCACCGTGCTCGACGGCACGGACATCGTCTTCGTGCAGCGCATCGTCAGCCAGCACGTGCTCAATCCGAACGTGGTGGTCGGCAGCCGTTCGCCCGCCTACTGCACGGCGCCGGGCCTCGCGATGCTCGCGCATTTGCCGGGCGAGCAGGTCGATGCCATCCTCGCGCGCTCGACGCTGGTCCAGCACACGCCGCACACCGTCGTGCAGCCGCGCGCGATCAAGGCCCGGCTCGAGAAGATCCGGGCCATCGGCTACGCACACACGGAAGAGGAGTACTACCTCGGCGACATCTCGACGGCGTCCGCGATCCTGGATGCGCGAGGCCATCCCGTCGCCGCGATCAACGTGGCGATGGTGAAGCCGCGCTGGACCGGGCCGGACATCGAGCGCCGCATTTCCGACCTCGTGATCTCGGCCGCGTCGGTGATCTCGGCGCGCCGCTGA
- a CDS encoding ABC transporter ATP-binding protein — protein MESKQHQPQAGLSVAGLSKGYGRDAGALALDNFTLDFPAGECTVLLGPSGCGKTTVLRSIAGLVTPDAGRIAIDGDAVFDGATRTNVPPEKRRLGMVFQSYALWPHLTVAENIAYPLAASALSKAQTEAKVESMLQWVGLGGMGRRFAHELSGGQQQRVSLGRAMVGTPRAILFDEPLSNLDARLRERMRMELLALRQQAPFTSIYVTHDQLEAMTLGDRVVVMRAGRIEQTGSPEDVYKRPRTRFAADFVGIPNLLEGTVRSVEGREIVVETIVGALRTGGWRRDWTAGARCTVAVRPTLIRIERTPGAGGRPGRVIRSVFQGTSSVDLVDLDGQQIAVESFAEERHSPGTGVWVLPTPGALFALLDD, from the coding sequence ATGGAATCGAAGCAGCACCAGCCGCAGGCCGGCCTGTCGGTCGCCGGCTTGAGCAAGGGCTACGGCCGCGATGCGGGCGCGCTCGCGCTGGACAATTTCACGCTCGACTTTCCGGCCGGCGAGTGCACCGTGCTGCTCGGCCCGAGCGGCTGCGGCAAGACCACGGTGCTGCGTTCGATCGCGGGGCTGGTCACGCCGGATGCGGGGCGCATCGCCATCGATGGCGATGCCGTCTTCGACGGCGCGACGCGCACCAACGTGCCGCCTGAGAAGCGCCGGCTGGGCATGGTGTTCCAGAGCTATGCGCTCTGGCCTCATCTCACGGTCGCGGAGAACATCGCCTACCCCCTGGCCGCCAGCGCCTTGTCGAAGGCGCAGACCGAGGCCAAGGTCGAATCGATGCTTCAATGGGTGGGGCTGGGCGGCATGGGCCGCCGCTTCGCGCACGAACTCTCGGGCGGGCAGCAGCAGCGCGTGTCGCTGGGCCGCGCGATGGTCGGCACGCCGCGCGCGATCCTGTTCGACGAGCCGCTGTCGAACCTCGATGCGCGGCTGCGCGAGCGCATGCGCATGGAGCTGCTGGCACTGCGGCAGCAGGCGCCCTTCACCTCGATCTACGTGACCCACGACCAGCTGGAGGCCATGACGCTCGGCGACCGCGTGGTCGTCATGCGCGCCGGCAGGATCGAGCAGACCGGATCGCCCGAGGATGTCTACAAGCGGCCGAGGACCCGCTTCGCCGCGGACTTCGTCGGCATCCCCAATCTGCTCGAAGGCACGGTGCGGTCGGTGGAAGGCCGCGAGATCGTCGTCGAGACGATCGTCGGCGCCCTGCGCACCGGCGGATGGCGCCGCGACTGGACGGCGGGCGCGCGCTGCACGGTCGCGGTCAGGCCCACGCTCATCCGCATCGAGCGCACGCCGGGCGCGGGCGGCCGGCCGGGGCGGGTCATCCGCAGCGTCTTCCAGGGCACGAGCAGCGTGGACCTCGTGGACCTGGACGGACAGCAGATCGCGGTCGAATCCTTTGCGGAAGAAAGGCACAGTCCCGGCACCGGGGTGTGGGTGCTGCCGACGCCCGGCGCGCTGTTCGCGCTGCTCGACGATTGA
- a CDS encoding ABC transporter permease produces the protein MTTTDASLAPRAGPAAGTRTIAWDRVVLSAVAALAVLMVCYPVLFVVLRSISKDDIGSSLSAEWLLAVFNSARSHEALVNTAIYTAGSSLLAMVLGVGLSFLATRTDMPGSRFVGMLALLPMLVPPFILVVGWVAIADPSAGYLNIMASAVTGSRTVLANVNTMAGIIWVTGLFLTPYVYLLVAAGFSNSDAAVEEAARVSGAGRLRLLRTVILPLQRPALLAALLLVVIMSAGDFIIPSTIGLKARIYLLPSLIWQNSSSFPPRPGLAAAQSLLLVAVGLLCIFFQRRALSRGARFTILGGKGSSITRFPLGRLRHPLAVLALVFAFCSSLFPLLAVGSMAFMKYWAPHALKAENFTLGNFRYVLFEYPQVWPSVQHSLVLALLGATVCVALAVALAWYVLRLRGRFAALVDYAMVLPLGMPGIALGVGILSLWILVPGGIYGTLWILLLAFVTAHIPVAMQFVGSALHRIHTDLEDASRIGGQAWLGTVRRIDLPLMRPALIGCWLLMYVVILREISLVILLYNPSTVVLSVGLMDVWSSGFYPELAVYSLLLMVLGLVPVALLWKFARFTPA, from the coding sequence ATGACGACGACCGATGCATCGCTCGCGCCGCGCGCCGGGCCCGCGGCCGGCACGCGGACGATCGCCTGGGACCGCGTCGTGCTGTCCGCCGTCGCCGCGCTCGCGGTGCTGATGGTCTGCTATCCGGTGCTGTTCGTCGTGCTGCGCAGCATCTCGAAGGACGACATCGGCAGCAGCCTGAGCGCCGAATGGCTGCTGGCGGTCTTCAACTCGGCGCGCAGCCATGAAGCGCTGGTCAACACGGCGATCTACACCGCGGGCTCCAGCCTGCTGGCGATGGTGCTCGGCGTCGGGCTTTCCTTTCTTGCCACGCGCACCGACATGCCGGGCAGCCGTTTCGTCGGCATGCTGGCGCTGCTGCCGATGCTGGTGCCGCCCTTCATCCTGGTGGTCGGCTGGGTGGCGATCGCGGACCCCAGCGCCGGCTATCTCAACATCATGGCGTCCGCGGTGACGGGTTCGCGCACCGTGCTGGCGAACGTCAACACCATGGCCGGCATCATCTGGGTGACCGGGCTCTTTCTCACGCCCTACGTGTACCTGCTCGTCGCGGCGGGCTTCAGCAACAGCGACGCGGCGGTCGAGGAAGCGGCGCGGGTCTCGGGCGCCGGCCGCCTGCGCCTGCTGCGCACCGTGATCCTGCCGCTGCAGCGGCCGGCGCTGCTGGCGGCGCTGCTGCTGGTGGTCATCATGAGCGCGGGCGATTTCATCATCCCCTCGACCATCGGGCTGAAAGCGAGGATCTACCTGCTGCCGAGCCTGATCTGGCAGAACTCCAGTTCGTTCCCGCCGCGCCCGGGTCTGGCCGCGGCGCAATCGCTGCTGCTGGTGGCGGTCGGCTTGCTGTGCATCTTCTTCCAGCGCAGGGCCTTGTCGCGCGGCGCACGCTTCACGATCCTGGGCGGCAAGGGCTCCAGCATCACCCGCTTTCCGCTCGGCAGGCTGCGCCATCCGCTGGCGGTGCTGGCGCTGGTGTTCGCGTTCTGCTCGTCGCTGTTCCCGCTGCTGGCGGTGGGCTCGATGGCGTTCATGAAGTACTGGGCGCCGCACGCCCTCAAGGCCGAGAACTTCACGCTCGGCAACTTCAGGTACGTGCTGTTCGAGTATCCGCAGGTCTGGCCTTCGGTGCAGCACAGCCTGGTGCTGGCGCTGCTGGGTGCGACGGTGTGCGTCGCGCTGGCCGTCGCGCTCGCGTGGTACGTCCTGCGGCTGCGCGGGCGCTTCGCGGCGCTGGTCGACTATGCGATGGTGCTGCCGCTCGGCATGCCCGGCATCGCGCTGGGCGTGGGCATCCTGAGCCTGTGGATCCTGGTGCCGGGCGGCATCTACGGCACCCTGTGGATCCTGCTGCTGGCCTTCGTCACGGCGCACATTCCGGTGGCGATGCAGTTCGTGGGCAGCGCGCTGCACCGCATCCACACCGACCTGGAGGACGCCTCGCGCATCGGCGGCCAGGCCTGGCTGGGCACCGTCCGCAGGATCGACCTGCCGCTGATGCGGCCGGCGCTGATCGGCTGCTGGCTCCTGATGTACGTGGTGATCCTGCGCGAGATATCGCTGGTGATCCTGCTCTACAACCCGAGCACCGTCGTGCTGTCGGTCGGGCTCATGGATGTCTGGTCGAGCGGTTTCTATCCCGAGCTGGCGGTGTATTCGCTGCTGCTCATGGTGCTGGGCCTGGTGCCGGTCGCATTGCTCTGGAAGTTCGCCCGCTTCACGCCGGCCTAG
- a CDS encoding ABC transporter substrate-binding protein: MTSKLQVSSPVHRRTFLQIGAAMAGAGALWRAPRALAASDPKIVEAAKKEGTVSLYSSASTGPSNAIAEAFRKKYGINVSVYRAGSADVATRVQTEESAGRTQADALIIEEPALSLMLPYLADYDSPERAAIDAAYKAPSYTLIRMYMAQLGWNTGTVKAADAPRDWKDLLDPKWKGRFGSLDPHVTATTLAWLVMVDKLYGPSYLQGFGANQPKLYASTNAMSQAIVSGEIDMGLTNSFGVIQMADTGAPIAGVVPKNTVLFGGNISVFAKAPHPNAARLFCDFACSAEGQSLINVAGATIPTHPDARAPKAGSLAELGKTHTFSQPDYKKIIADTPKLLAEWDKYVK; this comes from the coding sequence ATGACGTCGAAGCTCCAGGTCTCATCCCCGGTCCATCGCCGGACCTTCCTGCAAATCGGCGCCGCGATGGCCGGTGCGGGCGCGCTGTGGCGAGCGCCGCGCGCGCTGGCCGCGAGCGATCCGAAGATCGTCGAGGCCGCGAAGAAGGAGGGCACGGTGAGCCTGTACAGCTCGGCCTCCACCGGGCCGTCCAATGCGATCGCCGAGGCGTTCAGGAAGAAGTACGGCATCAACGTCTCGGTGTACCGCGCGGGCTCCGCCGACGTCGCGACGCGCGTGCAGACCGAGGAGTCGGCAGGCCGCACGCAGGCCGACGCGCTGATCATCGAGGAACCCGCGCTCAGCCTGATGCTGCCCTACCTCGCCGACTACGACTCGCCCGAGCGCGCGGCCATCGATGCCGCGTACAAGGCGCCGTCGTACACGCTGATCCGCATGTACATGGCGCAGCTCGGCTGGAACACCGGCACCGTCAAGGCGGCCGATGCGCCCAGGGACTGGAAGGACCTGCTCGATCCGAAATGGAAAGGCCGCTTCGGCTCGCTCGATCCGCACGTGACGGCCACCACGCTCGCGTGGCTGGTGATGGTCGACAAGCTCTACGGCCCTTCGTATCTGCAAGGCTTCGGCGCCAACCAGCCGAAGCTCTACGCCAGCACGAATGCGATGTCGCAGGCCATCGTCTCCGGCGAGATCGACATGGGCCTGACCAACTCCTTCGGCGTGATCCAGATGGCGGACACGGGCGCGCCGATCGCCGGCGTGGTGCCGAAGAACACGGTGCTGTTCGGCGGCAACATCTCGGTGTTCGCCAAGGCGCCGCATCCGAACGCGGCGCGGCTGTTCTGCGATTTCGCGTGCTCGGCGGAAGGGCAGAGCCTCATCAACGTGGCCGGCGCGACGATACCGACCCATCCGGATGCGCGCGCGCCGAAGGCGGGATCGCTGGCCGAGCTGGGCAAGACGCACACCTTCAGCCAGCCCGACTACAAGAAGATCATCGCCGACACGCCGAAGCTGCTGGCCGAATGGGACAAGTACGTCAAATGA
- a CDS encoding succinate--CoA ligase subunit alpha, which translates to MSILVGSHSKILVQGITGQTGRLFAEKMIAGGTPLVGGVTPGKGGSVVAGVPVFDSMREAVEATGADAVLCCIAPAYVLDGMYEVVDAGIPLAVLYIENIPVHDAIRMCAYAKARGTRLLGPNSAGTVSPGRANMSDLNDANLRPGRIGIVSKSGTLTYEVIDELHRHGLGESTVVCLGGDRVIGTDYAEVLDLFEADPETDLVILIGEPGGGLEYPAAAKAATMRTPVVAYITGQASPQDARMGHAGAVVGEDVRSRPQSKMQAFASAGGVVAQRVTDIGALVAHTLARAQTRSS; encoded by the coding sequence ATGAGCATCCTGGTCGGCTCTCATTCGAAGATCCTGGTGCAGGGCATCACCGGCCAGACCGGGCGCCTGTTCGCCGAGAAGATGATCGCCGGCGGCACACCGCTCGTCGGCGGCGTCACGCCGGGCAAGGGCGGCTCGGTGGTCGCCGGCGTGCCGGTCTTCGATTCGATGCGCGAGGCGGTCGAGGCGACCGGCGCCGATGCGGTGCTGTGCTGCATCGCGCCGGCCTATGTGCTGGACGGCATGTACGAAGTGGTGGATGCCGGCATCCCGCTGGCGGTGCTCTACATCGAGAACATCCCGGTGCACGATGCGATCCGCATGTGCGCCTATGCGAAGGCGCGCGGCACGCGCCTGCTCGGCCCCAACTCCGCCGGCACCGTGAGCCCGGGGCGCGCGAACATGTCGGACCTCAACGATGCCAACCTGCGGCCGGGGCGCATCGGCATCGTGTCCAAGAGCGGCACGCTGACCTACGAAGTCATCGACGAACTGCATCGGCACGGCCTGGGCGAATCCACCGTCGTCTGCCTCGGCGGCGACCGCGTCATCGGCACCGACTACGCCGAGGTGCTCGATCTCTTCGAAGCCGATCCCGAGACCGACCTCGTGATCCTGATCGGCGAGCCCGGCGGCGGGCTGGAGTATCCCGCGGCCGCGAAGGCCGCGACGATGCGCACGCCGGTCGTCGCCTACATCACGGGGCAGGCCAGTCCGCAGGATGCGCGCATGGGCCATGCCGGCGCGGTGGTCGGCGAGGACGTGCGCAGCCGGCCGCAAAGCAAGATGCAGGCCTTTGCCTCCGCGGGCGGGGTCGTCGCCCAGCGCGTGACGGACATCGGCGCCCTGGTGGCGCATACGCTGGCCCGCGCGCAAACTCGTTCAAGTTGA
- a CDS encoding ATP-grasp domain-containing protein codes for MKLLEYEGKALLASHGVPIPPGALWPKQPEAGERGWVVKAQVLAGGRGKRGGILMAATRDELESQAIQLQGKRLGDEPVHAVYVEPMLQIAHEFYLAAFVNRDRGRVTVMASAAGGMDIEQVPPSQVASIDIDPLIGLAGFQIERLKRALGLAQDIGVQFEHIARQVVETLIGEDAELVEINPVIQTADGRLVAADAKVVLDDDAVARHPARSSPIAWSSDSAFMQRCRALGVIGVDNRSRTPPLARPAVALLGNGAGLTMATYDQIAMSGVSVAGAIELHGALARGVAHTAEVIGALFMLEAEIVFINAFYQLRSTDALAQALVQALGMPGAPSRDRVVVRMRGVKQESSQKIMEDAGCFYTPSLSDAADRVLALAAAVAPSQETAR; via the coding sequence ATGAAACTTCTCGAATACGAGGGCAAGGCGCTGCTGGCGAGCCACGGCGTGCCGATCCCGCCGGGCGCGCTCTGGCCGAAGCAGCCCGAGGCCGGCGAACGCGGCTGGGTGGTCAAGGCGCAGGTGCTGGCGGGTGGACGCGGCAAGCGCGGTGGCATCCTCATGGCGGCCACGCGCGATGAACTCGAAAGCCAGGCGATTCAGTTGCAAGGAAAGCGTCTCGGCGACGAGCCGGTGCACGCCGTGTACGTCGAGCCGATGCTGCAGATCGCGCACGAGTTCTACCTCGCCGCCTTCGTCAATCGCGATCGTGGCCGCGTGACCGTGATGGCCAGCGCCGCCGGCGGCATGGACATCGAACAGGTGCCTCCGTCGCAGGTCGCGAGCATCGACATCGATCCGCTGATCGGGCTGGCCGGCTTCCAGATCGAGCGCCTGAAGCGTGCGCTCGGTCTCGCGCAGGACATCGGCGTGCAGTTCGAGCACATCGCGAGACAGGTGGTCGAGACACTCATCGGCGAGGACGCCGAACTGGTCGAGATCAACCCCGTGATCCAGACGGCCGATGGCCGCCTCGTGGCCGCCGACGCGAAGGTGGTGCTCGACGACGATGCGGTCGCCCGGCATCCCGCGCGCTCGAGTCCGATCGCATGGTCGTCCGACAGCGCCTTCATGCAGCGCTGCCGCGCGCTCGGCGTGATCGGCGTGGACAACCGTTCGCGGACGCCGCCGCTCGCGCGGCCCGCGGTGGCGCTGCTCGGCAACGGCGCGGGCCTGACGATGGCGACCTACGACCAGATCGCGATGTCCGGCGTGAGCGTGGCCGGCGCGATCGAGCTGCATGGCGCGCTGGCGCGCGGCGTCGCGCACACGGCCGAGGTCATCGGCGCGCTCTTCATGCTCGAGGCCGAGATCGTGTTCATCAATGCCTTCTACCAGCTGCGTTCCACCGACGCCCTGGCGCAGGCGCTGGTGCAGGCGCTCGGCATGCCGGGCGCACCGAGCCGCGACCGCGTGGTGGTGCGCATGCGCGGCGTGAAGCAGGAGAGCTCGCAGAAGATCATGGAAGACGCCGGTTGCTTCTACACCCCCTCGCTGAGCGACGCCGCCGACCGCGTGCTCGCGCTCGCCGCCGCGGTTGCGCCATCGCAGGAGACGGCACGATGA
- a CDS encoding enoyl-CoA hydratase/isomerase family protein yields the protein MSENAQDFIRYECRDRIATISFNRPQKLNAFNDAMVMRLAEVLHEFDIDPAADVAVLRGEGRAFSSGADVHQRQLRSEEDLKRHGGSQGWGAHSADLFTRAINWKPVIAAPHGFAVGLGLGMVLESEMVVAEEGTRFQVTETSRGLASSRYWALLNFRGARSFATEAAITGRFFTAEEALAAGVIDRVAPKGQHVAQACELARQIAANPPLSVRATVRTRRWYMDQAEREAYLQTTPLKLHLTEDFKESARAFAEKRKAGPFKGQ from the coding sequence ATGTCCGAAAACGCCCAAGACTTCATCCGCTACGAATGCCGCGACCGCATCGCGACGATCAGCTTCAACCGTCCGCAGAAACTCAACGCGTTCAACGACGCGATGGTGATGCGGCTGGCCGAGGTGCTGCACGAGTTCGACATCGATCCGGCGGCCGACGTCGCCGTGCTGCGCGGCGAGGGCCGTGCCTTCTCCAGCGGTGCCGACGTGCACCAGCGCCAGCTGCGCAGCGAGGAAGACCTGAAGCGCCATGGCGGCTCGCAAGGCTGGGGCGCGCACTCGGCCGACCTGTTCACGCGCGCCATCAACTGGAAGCCGGTGATCGCGGCGCCGCATGGCTTCGCGGTCGGCCTCGGCCTCGGCATGGTGCTCGAAAGCGAGATGGTGGTGGCCGAGGAAGGCACGCGCTTCCAGGTGACCGAGACCTCGCGCGGCCTGGCCTCGTCGAGGTACTGGGCGCTGCTGAACTTCCGCGGTGCCCGATCGTTCGCGACCGAAGCCGCGATCACCGGGCGCTTCTTCACCGCCGAGGAAGCGCTGGCCGCCGGCGTCATCGACCGTGTCGCGCCCAAGGGGCAGCACGTGGCGCAGGCCTGTGAGCTCGCGCGGCAGATCGCCGCCAATCCGCCGCTGAGCGTGCGCGCCACGGTGCGCACGCGCCGGTGGTACATGGACCAGGCCGAGCGCGAGGCCTACCTGCAGACCACGCCGCTCAAACTGCACCTGACCGAGGACTTCAAGGAAAGCGCGCGGGCCTTCGCCGAGAAGCGCAAGGCCGGCCCGTTCAAGGGTCAATGA
- a CDS encoding enoyl-CoA hydratase/isomerase family protein translates to MPESSSLERVRLDIDGPIATVTLDRPHKLNALYPEMILRLVDVIEQIRRDNTVRVMVLRGEGRAFCAGDDLAPEDRFKYGPPDLQSRMRTGFPRAVLDMLTLRKPVVGIVQGYAVGAGLDLALACDFRLCDPETKFGAVYVTRGLGGGSTYLLPRYVGLGRATEMLLLGRFIEMEEAERLGLVSEVVAKDKLEERAFELAHKLAKGPTQAYGAIKNARNQGLGLDPVKGFEAQVLANVELMFHKDARIGPRAFKEGKVPEFTAEWIDLQYDPLRPYE, encoded by the coding sequence ATGCCGGAAAGCAGTTCCCTCGAAAGAGTCCGTCTCGATATCGACGGTCCCATCGCCACGGTCACGCTGGACCGTCCCCACAAGCTCAACGCGCTCTATCCCGAGATGATCCTGCGCCTGGTCGACGTGATCGAGCAGATCCGGCGCGACAACACGGTGCGCGTGATGGTGCTGCGCGGCGAAGGGCGCGCCTTCTGCGCCGGCGACGACCTCGCGCCCGAGGACCGCTTCAAGTACGGACCGCCCGACCTGCAGAGCCGCATGCGCACCGGATTTCCGCGCGCCGTGCTGGACATGCTCACGCTGCGCAAGCCGGTGGTGGGCATCGTGCAGGGCTATGCGGTGGGCGCGGGGCTCGATCTCGCGCTGGCCTGCGACTTCCGCCTCTGCGATCCCGAAACGAAGTTCGGCGCGGTGTACGTGACGCGCGGGCTCGGCGGCGGATCGACCTACCTGCTGCCGCGCTACGTGGGCCTGGGCCGCGCGACGGAGATGCTGCTGCTCGGCCGTTTCATCGAGATGGAGGAGGCCGAGCGGCTGGGGCTGGTCAGCGAGGTCGTGGCCAAGGACAAGCTCGAGGAGCGTGCCTTCGAGCTCGCGCACAAATTGGCGAAAGGCCCGACGCAGGCCTACGGCGCGATCAAGAACGCGCGCAACCAGGGCCTGGGCCTGGACCCGGTGAAGGGCTTCGAGGCGCAGGTGCTCGCGAACGTGGAGCTGATGTTCCACAAGGATGCGCGCATCGGCCCGCGCGCCTTCAAGGAAGGCAAGGTGCCGGAGTTCACCGCCGAATGGATCGACCTGCAGTACGACCCGCTGCGGCCCTACGAGTGA